CACAAATGTCTTCAAATACAACGTTCTATCATTCTGCCGAGTTACAACCGGTTTGAGCGAAGTTCGTGATCGACCTACACTAGAACAACGGTTACCTCGAAAGCCTAGAAATGCGTAGTTTGGCAAAAAACGAACCGAAGAGTAGAAAGGGGATACGTAGACATGTTCACACCCGGAGTTTGAGCTCGAAAAGAGCGTGCAGTTCAAGAAAACTTAGTGGTAAGGTGAGGTGTGACATACGTGGTGGAATTACGTACTCTAGCTTTCGCTGCGAATACAAAGCGAAACTTTGTCACGGGTACACGTGTTGCGATCTCAATCTCATTAGCCACTTCTGTGTAAAAGTGAACCCCAACTAATATCACGAGAGTCAAATATCACGAGAGTCAAATATCATGAGAGGAACGTCAAAGAACGTCGAAAATCACGGGAAAGGCGTATTTTGGCAAAATCACGGGCCGTGGTGACCCATATTACAGACTGGTGCGCACCTCGCTTGGCAAACGTCAATTTGAACAGAAAGTCTCGTTGTGTATACCAGCGTGAACGTCATGAGAGTCGGAGTTGTGCTCGTTTTGTCAGTCTTGCTGCTGGCTGCAAGTTTGACTGAGGTGAACGGCTGGAGCAGAGGGAGCAGAGGAAGGAGAGGCGGAGGGTGGTTGGGAAGCACAGTCAGTAGCGTCGTCAAAGCGGTTTCCAAAGTATCAACGGCCGTGTCAGTCGCTTGCTTGTGTCCACTAGGTGTATGGTGCACTCCTGTAGTCTGTGGAGTAACATCGGGCATCAGAGCTGCCAACTGCGCTCTGCAAGTCACGAATGCAGTTTCCGCTTCTGTCAAAGAGACGCTGAAGACTTGTGGTACTGCCTTTGGCGGAAAGATCTTTTCTGGCATCGGCAGGAAACGCAGGTCATCTCCTCCCACCGATGACCGAAGTGCCTTGGAGTATCTACCCAATGACATGGCGCGTGTCAAAGCTGACATGTGCAGCATCAGACATATCGCTCACGAATGGCGTCATCGTAGAATGAACGATACAGCAGCAGCACTGCTAGAAGAAGCCGTTCTCGACATGGACGTGGCCATCATCATGACAGCAGCCAAGTATCCGTCCGTGAAAGCAGAGGTTGATCGAGTCGACTGCAGTGACATCCCTCTATGTAGATCGTCAGCCGATAAAGGGATAAGTCAGGCGTCCGACTCGGATGAAGCCTGCATTCCGGGATGTCAAAATGATGACGATGATTCAGAATGTCGCGAGAAAGAACGCCGTACTTTCACTAAACTTGTGCATGATCTCGCGTTTCTGGATGAAGACGCTGTGGCTATGAGTCCAAACAGCGAAGACGCTCAAGAAATTCTGCAGGGTACCGTAAACGAGGACGAATGAGGAGTACCGATGGATTCTGGAGTGGACGCGTGAGCGCAAAATGAGAATAAGTGTTGTAGTGTTAGCTTGCATGTTAGCTACTAAATAGGTTTACAATTGCTGATCAGTAACTCCAAATTCTGTTACATCTGGTCTCTCTAGAGACTCGGATACAACACGCTTAGATTGATATCGTAGCAGCTGTGTAGCGCATTAGTTACTTAGCGTACGTTAGTTGACGTCATTGGGTAGCGTCTTTAGAACTTGCGAATTTGCTAGACTAGCGTAGTAATTGATCGTGTGTGTAGTACGTGTATTGTGTAGTACGATGTATCGTCTACTTTTAGATAAAGAGTTGAGTTCAAGTTCACTACTTGGTGTACGTAGCACTTGCGCAAGGCTTGATCAGTTGATCGTTCGAGTGTGTCCTACATACCAGTGCCTGCTTGGATTATATTACACGAGAAAGAGAGTGCAGTATAGTACGGATACGTCTAGACAGTAGTACAACGTATTTTACAGAACGCTGCGTCTGGACGGTGCTACATTTGGTGTCAGCAGTTCGGATCTAACAGCGATATAGAAGCACTTTGTCGAAGTGATCGAGTTCAGATCTGACAGCGATAGGAGCATTTACCGAAGTGATCGTATGAAAGTGTCTTTACTTGTACGTGTATACTATCGCATTACAGTGTGTACCGTTGATTTGAATTGCGGTACCTATAATTACGGTACCCATACTTTGAATTGCGGTATCGTTGCCCACAGTTGTGGTATACAGGTGCTTTGAATTGGGGTACGGTAACTAATGGCGCAACAAGGACAGGAACAGGAACTCCAGCAACCGCACAATCCGCGCTCTCTTGGAAGCCGAATAGTTTCTCTTCCCGATTAGTTTAGCGACGGTGATATCTTACAATTTCTGAAGAAGTTTGACTTGTGCGCGGATGCAAATGGATGGAATATAGAAGACGGTGAGACTAAACAAAAGATCTTACCGACGTATCTGAAAGGACGTGCTTGGGTGGTTTACGATCGTCTTACCGCAGAGCAAAAAGATACGTATGCACACTTGTGCACAGCTCTCAAGAAGTGTTCTCACCACCAACGGCAGAACGGCGGCGACTGTCTACGCGTCAATTCAAAGACCGCACCTGGAAAGCTGATGAGCCCATGGAAGTCTACGCAGGAGAGCCGAAGCGACTGATTGACAAGGCGTACCCGGAACTGTCAGTTGCTAATCGGCAACAGCAGCTACCCGACAGATTTATAGAAGGCATGCCAGAATTCGTTCGTCACAAATTAGAACTCCACGCAGAAACCACGTTGGGAGCCACAATTATAAGGGAAAATGGGTTGATGCTGTTGAGTGATCGGCGTAAGACaaccgggggggggggggggttagAGGCGGTAGTTAGAGGCGGTAGTTAGTGCCGTCGATGTGAGATGTCCGCCACCTCCGTGGAAGTCAACAAAAGACGAGTACATTACGAAGCTAGAGAAGAGATTGGAACAATTGAAGTTACAACAACAATCGACGTCTCAAGGACAATCTATTCAATATGCATACCCAGCTGTGTCATTGGGACGACGTCCAGCTACCAAACCCGGAAGTGGTGAGCGATTGTGTGACAAATGCAATCGGCCAGGACATCTGCAACGCGATTGTCCATTGTTGAGGTCGACACAGCCACGCGGAAGAGGGTGTTTTGTCTGTGGTAGACAAGGCCACATGGCTCGTGATTGTGATCAGCGAAGTGACCGACGTGACCAACGATCTACAGCAACATCAAGAGACATAGATCGCCGCGGTAACCACCTACCCACAACAGGACAGACATCTAACCGAAACAGTCAAGGGAGGTTTTACCAGGTAAATGGCATGGCTAAATCGATAGTGGTTTGCGGTACTGTGAATGGAATAGAGAGTCCGTGCCTTATTGATACTGGCGCGTCTGTGTCGTTGGTCCCTATATCAATAGTGGTTGGAAAACCGCTACGTCCGTGTTCTGGTAATGTAAATTTACAGGCGGTGAACGGAACAAGATTGCAGGTACTGGGGGAGGTTGATTTGCTGGTCTATTTAGACTATTGGGTAGCTCCGCGTCGTTTTATGGTTGTGCCCACAGATACAGGGCCCTTAATGGGATCTGACTTTCTACTCCATCATAGAATGATAGTAGATCTGAAACGAGGACGTCTGGATTGGATAGAAGGGTCTCTGCAACTCAAGAGAGATATACCGGAAGAACGGAAAGAAGATGTACAGAAGTGTAGTTTGGTTTTAGAGACACAAGTACAGACACCAGGGATGGAATGTGTGGTTAACATGGCAACGGTAATCAATAGTGATGAGCAGCAGTGTTCAACTACGACTACCCAAATGCTGGAGCCAAACCAAACGCTAATGGACAGTACAGGTGCTTTGATTACCAGAGTATTGGTTCCTGAATCAAGTACAAAACGCCTAGTGCAGCTATACTGTTTATGCAAGGTTCGAGGTGTCTCAACAAGGGGACGGTATTGGGCACTCTTGTACCTGTTGATCAATGTATTCCAACAGATTCTTGCTGTACTATCAACCCGACCTCACATGAGAAGAAGGACGACCTCGAATTCCTCAAGCGATTTGATTGGTCAGCAACCCGTTTGAGCCCAGGCGAGAGAGCCCTACTGGACAAGCTTGTGTTAGATAACAGAGAACTATTCTCTCAAGGAGACGGAGATGTAGGGAGATCCAACATCGTTCAACATGCCATGCCAACCCAAGAACATAATCCTGTCAAGCAACGACAATATCGATTACCGCAATCACTAAAGCCATTGGTGCAGCAACAAGTTCAAGACATGTTACAAAATGGGATTATCACCCCTATCAGCCAGTCCTCGGTCCTCTCCTGTTGTTTTAGTGCGAAAGAAGGATGGCATTTATCGATTTTATGTTAATTACCGGGCCTTAAACGGTATCACCATCAAGGATGCCTATCCACTACCTCGAGTGGACGAGACGCTAGATTCCCTGGGAGGAGCTCAATACATGTACTTCTCGATCAACATTAGATTTGGCCAGCGGCTATTGGCAAGTTGAGGTTGACCCGAGTGACAGACCGAAAACATCTTTTTCGACACCACAGGTCCATTTCAAATTTACAGTAATGCCGTTTGGGTTGTGCAATGCCCTTGTCACCTTCCAATGGCATTATACGTGGCTGGAGGACCTTTCATCAAAGGCCCAAGTACACACAAACTACTGCATCAATTCAGTTTATCTCAGCTTCGTGATCAACTTGCAATGCATTCGCCTGATCTGAGTTCAACCATTTCAACTCTCAACCACCCTGCAGATGACTCTACAAAAGCAAGTGTGCTTCAAAATGTTCACAGCATTACAGCCCTCTCCATCCTAGCCAGGAAAAGAAGCAACAAATTGAAAGGGCTGCAATTGCTGGTTGGTCTGATGCTATTGCTAGGGCAGTACATTAACAGGCGATTGCTAATCTCAATCAtcttaaaattttattaagtTACAATCAAACCATGGAATGGGTGAAAAGGCTTGCAAAGGAAACTGCTGAAGATTCTAACCTGAAGGAGGGGAATGGATTCTGGTCTTTGACAATGTCAACTTTCAAAAAAGGTACGGCATGAAAGGAAACAACGACACACAGAATTATGGGACTTCACCAGCAGACTAGCAGTCAAAGCAAGCCGGTTACCACCACCAGAGTTAATTGCAGAGACAGATGAACCACAAGGCTCAAGAGAAAAGTTACAGCCTAAATCCCTTCTTCCCAGCAATGAGGATGAAGAAATATTTATGGACAGGGCTCAATTTATAGTTATGCAAATACTTACCAACTTTTTTGATTCTTTTCGTCACTTAAACTTATTCATCGCAGATAAAAGATTAGACTACCAGGCCAAGAAGACTGAGATCCACCCACTTGCTCTTATGGACATCAATGAAATTTTCATTGATAGTAACATTGATATTTTGCTACGATTTGCCAAAGACCTTGGTATAAAAGGAGATAAACAACAGCGTGTAGTAGGTGACCAAGCCACGTGTGCCACCATCAGAGGGGCCAAACGACGCAGGATTGATGATATAACACCCTTACAGCGACTAACTTGGGCAAAAGAAAATCCAGAAGATTTTTATTTTCTTTGGGAGTGTCTCCGCGTTgtgtttcttctcttctggGGAGCTTTACTGAGATCGGGTGGCTGGCAAATATCAGATGTCTTTTGAATCGAAGAACGTTGACAAAGATGCCAAGAAGTTTCAACCATCTGATGATTTTTTGCAAAATGTCCTCCAGTCATATCTGGTTGCACTCTTGACTCATTTCCTGGAGATGGAAAGTCCAGATCAAGTGCCACCATCAGCAGGCAAGGAAATCAGTCGTCAATGGCTACAAGACAAAGCACACGAATTTGTTGTAAAAGTCACTGGCATAGGCGGATCCAGGGGAGGTGAAATGGGTTCCTTTGAACCCCCCAGCTGTCGTCAACTTCTGATTCTCAACTCGTTAGGTTAGTACATATATGTAGCGGCGCACGGTTTTGGTAGTCTCGGTAACAGTTTTTCTCAATCATTGCTGACGAAGTAACAGACGTTTCGAACAAAGAGCAATGCTCAATATGTATACGTTATGTTCTGAACAACGATGTCAATGAAACGTACATTAGCTTTGTGGGAGTAGAGACAATCACTGGAAAAGTACTGGCTACTACCACACTGCAGTGTCTGGAATCTTGTCACCTGTCTCCTTCTGACCTGCGAACTAGGTCAGTGCTACGATGGTGGTTCGAATATGGCTGGTGTGCGGTCAGGGTGTCGAGCTGTTGTGCAAACGCAGGCTCCTAAGGCCATCAACGTTGACTGTGCTGCACATCGGCTAAATCTTGCAGTGGTGTTAGCCTGCAAGATACAGGAGTTCCAGACTACAGAATTGTCCATGGGAGAGAAAGCCAGCTTCTTTAGACTGTCAGCGAACAGCAGCGATTTCTTGAAAAAGCTGTGGATGTCACTTTTGCGGAAATGTCAGGCAAAAACATTGAAGATGCGTGCAGAACCCGTTGGATTCAGCGCATTGATACTCATGTGGTATTCCTGGAGCTCCTCCCTATCATGCACATGGTTTTTCAAGTCATTATTTCTCCAAGACAGTTTGAGTGTTTGGTTGCAGCAGATTGGAGCTGGGATAAGGAAACGGTTGCTAAAGCTAATGGCTTTCTATATCAATTGGAGTCTTCTTCCTTTCTACTCTACTTTAAAATCCTACTACACGTTTTGTCATGCCTCAGAGGACTGACAGTCAAGCTACAGATGCAGAGTGCAGATCGATGTCCTGTTTGCTAACAAGAAGTCGATACTGTGCTTTCAATTCTAAAGCATGAAGAGTAATTCTGTGAGAGAGTTTAGGCGGATATTCGAAGAGACTAGCAAACTGGGAGGAAACCTGCACGGAGAAGACTTTGAGCTAAGAAAGCCAAGGGTAAATCAACGTCAGCGGCATCGAGGTAATGTTCCTGCAACAACTGCAGACGATTGCTATCGAATAACCCTTTACAACGAGTTTTTGTCGGATGTCATTACTGAGTTGCAAGACAGATTTACTGACAATCCGTCTTATGGTACCGGGTTGTTGCATCTTGTTCCAATTAAGTCAGTGTCCCACCTTTGACGGCGAGATTCCACAAGACCTTGCCAAAGCTGTAAATTTTTACGAGGATGACTTACCGCATTCAGCAATGTTCCCGACTCAATACCGCATGTGGGTCCGAAAATGGAAGAACGATATCATTAGTTCAGCAGTGCCTACAGAGCTTGTAGATGCTTTACAGGCATGTCATCAATGGACTCTTCCGAATATACGAGCTCTATTGCACCTGGCATTAACTATACCTGTGACTTCTTGTGAAAGTTCAAAGATCAAACTTACTGCCCTAACCTATGGCAGGTGGACGGGTAACATGGACGACTACCAGCGTAGGAAGTGGCAAGTCCGGAGCTGCAGAGGAGTCTGAGGCAAATTTGAATTTATAGTGAATTTTATAAATTAGAGGATGTGCATACGGGAGAGGTGCACCATTTTAGAATAACCTGATACCATATGGCCAACGTTTACTAGACGCTGAACGAGTGGTCTTTCATATAATTATGTAAACTATTTGTGAACCTATGTCTACCAAAATGTTTCAGTTTTTACAGGGTTGCGTAGACAGACCATTGTTCACTCAAGGCCTACCTGTACACATGTCATATGTATAAACTGGAAGTTGATGGCATTCAACGTCTGGCGGAATTtctaaatacatgtattggtCCAGTCACAGCCGACTGTAATGTCATATGCATGATGATCAGTGTTTCTCAAATTGGTATGCAACGACATCTTTTTAGCCTCGTATCTAtgcgctgtgtgtgtgtgtgtgtgtgtgtgtgtgtgtgtgtgtgtgtgtgtgtgtgtgtgtgtgtgtgtgtgtgtgtgtgtgtgtgtgtgtgtgtgtgtgtgtgtgtgtgtgtgtgtgtgtgtgtgtgtgtgtgtgtgtgtgtgtgtctaagTATTGGCAAAACAAATACAGATAGTCAGGTGAGCTTAGTTAACCATATTCTTAAAATTCTACAGTACGGCTACAGTTGTATTGTACATTTAATACCATCAATTCATATTCTAACGTCATTACACCTAATACTGTAGGGAACGATTGAATTCATTATACGCTTTCTCAAGGTCAAACACCATCTGACGACCATCATCTTCACTTAGCTCCTCACTAGCCCTCATACTCTCCAACTTCACAAGCCTagaaatcacacacacacacacacacacacacacacacacacacacacacacacacacacacgcacgcacgcacgcacgcacgcacgcacgcacacacacacacacacacacacgtgaacccTACATTGATATCGAACTGGCAACAGCAGTAGCAATTTTAAAAGAACGACAACAGAAGAGAACGTAAAACAAGCCAAACTGGCTGGAATGTTGAACTACAGTATACCATTTCTGGACCAGTTGCTTGCCAAGAAAGTCTGGTGGCAAAGTGCTCATTCTGTTCAAAGTTGCAAGGAGTTCATTCAAGTCGGGATGAATCTAATACAATAAATCATAATTATATGCACAATACAAATGAAGATGTACCACACAAGATGTGACAATTGTATAAGGACCCTAGGAATAGCAACAAA
The sequence above is drawn from the Corticium candelabrum chromosome 8, ooCorCand1.1, whole genome shotgun sequence genome and encodes:
- the LOC134183179 gene encoding uncharacterized protein LOC134183179 — encoded protein: MRVGVVLVLSVLLLAASLTEVNGWSRGSRGRRGGGWLGSTVSSVVKAVSKVSTAVSVACLCPLGVWCTPVVCGVTSGIRAANCALQVTNAVSASVKETLKTCGTAFGGKIFSGIGRKRRSSPPTDDRSALEYLPNDMARVKADMCSIRHIAHEWRHRRMNDTAAALLEEAVLDMDVAIIMTAAKYPSVKAEVDRVDCSDIPLCRSSADKGISQASDSDEACIPGCQNDDDDSECREKERRTFTKLVHDLAFLDEDAVAMSPNSEDAQEILQGTVNEDE